The DNA window AGTTGACATCAATGCCAAtttcgtcaaggacttggttgactagctcctctgtttcttcctcctcctcgtcacCGTCCAAGGCATCATCAATGGCATCGTTCATCACTTCACTAACCATCTCCATCTTCTCATTTTGCATCTCAAACTCCCGCATTATCTTCTGCAGGGCAGGCAAATTCATCTGTCTGTTCATTTGCCCCATGGCTTTTGTCACACCCTTCATGGCTTCACCCATTGCTTGTGTTGATTTCAGAGTCTTAAAAATTGGGCACCAGTCAATACAAGATTTTTAGAGAGGGCTCTCATGATTAAAGGAACATCAAAAAATTTTACAGTACAGTGAACCTTGCTAGGAAAGATTGAGTCAACTAAGTTTGTAATCATCAATCTCATCACAATTTGCACAAAGTTATCTGACTAAGTGTCCAAAATAAATATAATTCTTAAAGGTGTATAGTTACCTGAATACGAAGAGATACGCCTTGAAGCTGAGACTTGAGGGCATAAAATTTCGTAATCTGGTGTCTTGTGCGGATAAGGTCCTTTGCCATAATTTTTACAGCTCCCTGTGAACAATTTACAACATATCAAAATATTTTACATGACCATGTAAAGCAGTTCCAGCCAAAAAAACAGCATGTTCTTTTCAACATGTAAAGCAAAATAAATAATACATGTCCAAGTCCAAACCTGAACTAAGAGCAATTGCAGCCAGAAAACAGAGCATACCTTACATCCATTGAACAAAAAAACACACACAAGTTTGAACAAACCAAATCAGCCAGCTTATCCTATGAGGTATAACCAACTGCCTTTACACTGAACTAGACAGTTTGAGCATGATTGAATTCGTGCCTAAAATCGCACATTAAGACAAATAATAACCCCCCAACACACTAAGCGTCAGATACAATACAGTGCCATATTTCCCCAAATTTCCATAAATTGGTCAGAGCAATACTAAAATCATTAATTAAGGCAGAAATACAAGATAAAACCCTGGCAATAAGCTACCCAGGGAAGAATGATATCCATATGACCTTAGTTGCTGCAGTATTAAGATATGACAGGGCAACTTAAAGCTTCCAAGCTAGAGCTAAACCGTAGTTAACAAATGCAGGGTGCTAAATTAACTACCATCCTCAACGAAAATGGCATCAAATCGGATCGACAAGAGAGGAAATGCTTCAACATTATTTCGCACGTACCATCTGTCCCTGCTTGGCCACCTTCTTGATCTCATTGATGAGCTTCTTCTCCTGGGCCTGCAGGCCCTGCCTCTCCCTCTCAATCTCTCTGATGGACTTATCCAGCATTCGCTTGTTCTCCCGCAGCAACTCTGTCGCCAACCAACCGAGGAAATGTAAACGGATATCCTGaggatcaaattaaaccaactgcAGGACATGCCCAATGTGAATGGGCAACAGCAGCAATACAACAGGTCCATTGGGGGAGCAAAGCAGTAATTGTTTCCAAACTAGAGCAGAGTAATGTTACTGCCTAAAATTCGAAAATCTTGGGGTTTTCCTAGGAGTGTGGATAAAACGGAGAAAACTACAGTAATATGATTGCGACGTTTCCGGGAATAACATGGGTGGAAGAAACCCCAGCGAGATCAGCAGCAGTGTATGTGATTTCTCGATCGGGGAAACCGAGAAAGGCGAGGAATTTCTCCATCGGGGACCAAGAGCGACCACAAAGACGCCCAATTTCTCCCGGGGCTGCCCATCGGGAAGAGGGGAGGATCGGGGAGTGACTGGAATCGAACGAACCGCAAGCTAGAACAAGGAGAAGAGGCGGGGAGGGGTACCGGCTGGGGTCTTCTTCTTGCCGAAGATGAAGCTcatggcggcgggcgggcgggggaGCAAGACGACGACAAGTTTCCTTGGATCCGGGCGGCGGCTGCGATTCGGGGCCGGCGAGCCGCTGAAGAATCCTTCCTTCCTCCTCTGCGCTGCGCGTGGGATTGGGGATTTGAGGGGGTCTCTTTCTGGGGATGGATGGGGGTTTGATTCGATGCGaaggaaggaaagaaaaaaagCTTTCGCTGCTGTTGCGTTCGTTTTGCCGTAAACGCGGTTTGGCCAGCGGCAGCGGCGACGCGTTGTTccggttgtggggatggcgacCGGATGTTCATCTGTCTTGGTCAACGCAGATTTTCCCACCAATATCCAAATTTTAAgtcgttttaattttttttatatatctaTTTTATTATACATCTAGATTTAGAAGGAAGTAAATCATATCATCTACTAGTCTACTTTTTAAATTTAGGGGTTTACTTCTAGTTTAACGGCCATAATTTCTAGATTCAATTTCAGCAATAGTCCTCTTTTCTCTCCTTCTTTATGTATTCCACCTGTTTAATCCAGCATAAATTCAAATAATAATATTAAGAGTTCATACAAATGACAAACATTTAAATATACGGATCAAAATTATTTGAAAAAAATCTAAATTGACTACCCAATAAACTATACTTTGAAACAACCAAATCAATCCTAGATCAACTATGAATCATAAATCCATTGTAAAAATACTTCATCTTTTCTAAATTATACGACGTTTAGTTTTTAAAGATATATTGcttttaatatatatctaaacatagtgcatatctagatgtatagcaaaaactatatattaaaaaaacaaaatatcttataatttggagaAGATAGTATAAGTTAACCATCACATGTATGTTCACAAACTAGCGATGGGACAGAGGATTTGCTCGAGTGAATATAACCTTTTGTGGCCAAACAGTAATATTTACATAATCCAGTTAGTATTTAAAAAGATAATTTAAACTCGGCGATCATTCGAAGAAACATTTAGCCAgtgcatttttttatttttgagagAAAAAAGACAGAGGGACGAGTGGAATTGGCAGGAAGCTGGGTTGAGCAATGTTACCGACGTTGTGGTAAACGGGCCAGCTTACCTAAGGCCTAGTTTACGTGCGCATATATTCATCTCAATCTACATATGTTTAAGTAGATTAGaataaaattaaaataaattttATTTCATTCTACTTTAATATATATAGATTAAAATAAATACACACGTACAAACAAGCCGAGTGGTTTTGTAGTGGGCCGGGAAGCCAACAACTTCAAAGCTAGCCAGCCAGCCCACATGCTGGCAGTCAAGAGTCAACTACTACGTGAACACGTACTGGCTGTGTGTACTGATCTTCACGATGTCGAaagaaaaatagaagaaaactgAAAAGGTTGTGCGGCATGTTTTTTGTTTTTGGTGTACAGTACAGTACTACGATATCCAGAGCCGCCATGCTTGTCATAATGAACAAGAGTAGGGAAACTGCTTAAATGAAGTTGTACAAATGATGGAGGTGCTTTCTGTGAGAGGCGTTTCTCTGAAAAAGTTGTACAAATAAAGGAAAATCACAGCTAGGACAAACTGGTTAAACAGGAATTGTGTTTAGATGCACCGTAAAAAGAACGATAACGCTTGTATTAGGGCGTCCGCCTGCATCCGGACACGGCATTACTCACTCCGCTGACCCTTGTGGTCATCCACTCGACCACTCATAGCACTCCCCAATCCCACCCCGTGCAACTAAAAAAAATATTGCTCGGTCCAATCCGCTGGCCGCCGCGGTCTCCCTGCCCGCGCCGCGTGCCCCCGGCCGCTCACCCCGCCATCCCTCACGCACGCACCCATCCTGCGCAGCACAGCGCCTCCCCGCGCGCACTCCACCTTCGTGCGGCCATCAAGCCAGCATCTACTCTGTCTCCGTGCGGCCATCCACTCCGTCTTCGGCCGGCCATCCACTCAGCCCGTATGCCCCACTCCGTCTCTGCGCGGCCATCCGTCGCGGCCATCCACTGCCGCGCGCCCAATCGAAGTCAACCATCATGGCCACAGCGTGCACCGCCACCACCACAGCGACGCCACCGGGAGAAGGTCATTGTCGGTCGGGACATCGTCTCCCACGGTCGGCTGaagacaccacgacagggaggACCCGTATGTAGCAAATGCatgattcaagtgtttcatacatTTCAGAAGTATGTTCCAATTGTTTCaccttgatgttgcaaaagtacaacgggggatgttgcatatgttgtaagtgtttcaaagGCATGTTGCAATCATTTGTTCAAAATGTTCCACCTGTttctagacatatgttgcaatcgTTTTGATCTGGATTTTATCCGAGCAGTTtattacacatgttgcaagtgtttcagaggcatgttgcaagcatttgttcaaaatatttcaccTATTTTCTAGACGTATGTTTGCAATATttttgatctggatgtttcatatgcttcacacaaatgttgcaataatatgttctaaatgtttcaactGTGTTTAGTCTTATGTTACAGcaagttatttctgttttattgtTTGGATGGGGCAAGTCGGGGGCCGGCGGACGGGGTGTGTGGCTCACCGTGGGGCTAGTGAACGAGTGCGATGGGGGCCGACAAATAGGGGTGCTGCGGTCAGGGGGGGCACTGGGGCGTGCGCTCGCGCACGTGGTGCGTTGCGAAGGCGGACGCGGCACACTATGGGCGAGCTGGGTGTGTGTGGCGCGCCAAAGGGCTAGTGGACTGGGGCGCTGGGGCCCGGGGCGAATGGGGGTGCTCGTTCGAGGGGGCACGCTAGGTGCGTGCTCGTCCGCGTGGGGAGGGGGGCAAAGACGAACGCGGCTAGGGTGAGTGGGCGTCCGTCCAGGCGCTAGACATACCGTAAAAAGAAACTGCTAAAAAGTGTACGTCGTTTGACATATATTTTCATGTTATTTTTATCATAAGCATCTTCTTAATTATACATGTCGGTGtttttgtaaaccggactagtaaatttatacgattgccgcgccgctctaggaagatgatggtagcatccaaaagacacgacgATTTATAGTGGTTCAGACCAGAGTCCTATGTCCAGTCTCggagatgatcgagtgcatgttcctcgcttaaatactctgaagttcttacaatgggggtgcaagaatggtgaaaaaGGTAGGAGACCTAAAACTAGGAGACGGGCTGCCCGAAGAGACGCTTCAGGAGCCCTACTACGTGGAGAATGAGTAAAATGGTAGAGGATGGATGGAAGATGGTGCCCTTGCTGACCTTATATAGAATTTGGGGCCAGGGCTTGTACAAAGCAGTAGattctcccgaccgaagggtcatgagcctgaggcaggtcctagctaacttggcatgcaagctacgccatcttgtggagcacgtcTGGGCGTGGTTGTCGTCATAGTCTCGTGGCTCTCATCGGTCTGGGCatcctctaagtcaaggccttcatcgtggatcccatcccatagtgggtggagtCATACGTGTGTCTTATTGAGCCATATTTGGCCGGTGGGTGCTGTTCCAACCATCACCGCCttgggcggtgttgtcttgtctgagtTGCATGGTGCAGAGGCGGCGTCTGACCGGACCaaggtgactgttgtcccctcaATCCTTGCGGGGTAAGTGCGGTGCACTTATCCTTGTCATGGTAGGCACGCTTGGCTGGGCTCGACCTCTTCCCGTTCTTATCGAGGGTCAGGATGGTGAAAAAGTCATGAGTCTTCATTCGTAGTGTGGCGAAGATAGAAGGAAGGGGTCATGGCTGACCCTAGCCTTGGCGTCCAACCTGGTTTGCTGAGCTCAACTGGACCTTGGTCATTTGGGCCTTCGCTAGCGGACATGTCATGGGTCGCtcagcctgctaactaatcggtgccttgagacaccccggggttataaccccgacagtagcccttgaGCATTTTTGTGATCACGAAGTGGTCGTGAAAGCGTTGTGTTGCGTGCATATCGAATGTGGGTTCATAGTTCATGGCCTGTTTGAGCTTCGTCGCTTGACCCCTTGTGGGCTGGTgtgttcaatgcggtaggtggccgTTATGTCTAGCCTTGTCAGGGTGCCCTAACGACGCTGTACGTGACTGTTGAGCCCTACCGTGTCAATGTGTCGTGTTTCGAGGGTTATGACCCAGGTGGGGCCGAATGGCCTCGTTGACGCTGTACCGGCCCTGTCTTAGGGAGGGTCTCAATGTCCCCAACCTCTTGTGGTCATTTGACATTGGTTGTGGCCTCCCGTAGTTTGCCACGCGGCACGGGGGTTTTAGGCTGCTCAGTCCGTTCCTAGCCTATAAATGGAGATCCTTCCGTCGTTTGAGGCACTCATGGCTATAACTACAAATCGCTCTCTACTTTTCTACTGGGAGA is part of the Miscanthus floridulus cultivar M001 chromosome 9, ASM1932011v1, whole genome shotgun sequence genome and encodes:
- the LOC136482813 gene encoding vacuolar protein sorting-associated protein 2 homolog 1-like, with protein sequence MSFIFGKKKTPAELLRENKRMLDKSIREIERERQGLQAQEKKLINEIKKVAKQGQMGAVKIMAKDLIRTRHQITKFYALKSQLQGVSLRIQTLKSTQAMGEAMKGVTKAMGQMNRQMNLPALQKIMREFEMQNEKMEMVSEVMNDAIDDALDGDEEEEETEELVNQVLDEIGIDVNSELVKAPATAVAKPVTAGKVAAQAEAAGGPDGGIDDDLQARLDNLRKM